Proteins encoded together in one Penicillium digitatum chromosome 1, complete sequence window:
- a CDS encoding Urease translates to MQLVPKELDKLTVAHLGFLAQRRLARGVRLNHAEAVALIASVLHELIRDGQYSVADLMSIGKTMLGRRHVLPSVLATLVELQVEGTFVSGTYLVTVHHPISSDEGDLERALYSSFLPVPAPEAFPDPDPQDFLPEKMPGAVIPVKNARVELNVGKRRIRLKVMSKGDRPIQVGSHYHFIETNPQLHFDRLQSYGFRLDIPAGTSIRFEPGDTKTVTLVEIGGNRVIRGGNWLANGPVDMSRADEIMSQLQAAGFAHVPEPQADSALVSGFSMEREAYSRMFGPTTGDLVRLGLTDLWIQVEKDMTNYGDECAFGGGKTLREGMGQASDRSHTECVDTVITNALIIDWTGIYKADIGIKDGLIAGIGKAGNPDVMDGVHPALVVGSSTDVIAGENKIVTAGGIDTHIHLICPQQVEEALASGITTFLGGGTGPTTGSNATTCTPSPNFLRQMMQACDSLPINIGITGKGNDCGKKSLREQILAGAAGLKLHEDWGSTPAAIDNCLEVCDEYDVQCMIHTDTLNESGFVEQSIGAFKGRTIHTYHTEGAGGGHAPDIISVVEHPNVLPSSTNPTRPFTLNTLDEHLDMLMVCHHLSKNIPEDVAFAESRIRAETIAAEDVLHDLGAISMMSSDSQAMGRCGEVILRTWHTAHKNKTQRGPLGIDADSGADNFRVKRYISKYTINPALAQGMSHVIGSVEVGKVADLVLWNAAAFGTKPVSVLKSGMIVTAEVGDPNASIPTVEPIITRPMFAARVPAMSIMFVSQASIDAGIVQTYGLKKRIEAVRKCRSVGKKDMKFNDAMPKMKVDPESYTVEADGMLCDAEPASELPLTQAYYVF, encoded by the exons ACAAGCTTACCGTCGCCCACCTGGGCTTCTTGGCACAGCGTCGTTTAGCACGAGGAGTGCGGCTCAACCATGCAGAAGCGGTG GCCCTGATAGCCTCCGTGCTGCACGAG TTGATCCGCGATGGCCAATACTCCGTCGCCGATCTAATGTCCATCGGCAAAACTATGCTCGGCCGCCGCCACGTCCTCCCCTCCGTACTAGCAACCCTCGTTGAGCTCCAAGTCGAAGGAACCTTCGTCTCTGGTACCTACTTGGTAACCGTACACCACCCGATCAGTAGCGACGAAGGCGATCTCGAGCGCGCCCTATATAGCAGTTTCCTGCCCGTCCCCGCGCCCGAGGCATTCCCAGACCCGGACCCGCAAGATTTCTTGCCTGAGAAAATGCCCGGCGCGGTTATTCCTGTTAAAAATGCGCGCGTGGAGTTGAATGTCGGGAAGAGGCGGATTAGGCTCAAGGTTATGAGTAAAGGAGATCGGCCGATTCAG GTCGGATCGCATTATCATTTCATTGAGACGAACCCGCAGCTGCACTTCGATCGCTTGCAGTCGTACGGTTTCCGACTGGATATCCCCGCAGGTACATCGATCAGATTCGAGCCCGGTGATACGAAGACGGTCACGCTTGTCGAGATCGGTGGAAATCGCGTGATCCGCGGTGGAAATTGGTTGGCGAATGGGCCGGTAGATATGAGTCGTGCTGACGAGATCATGTCTCAGCTGCAGGCAGCTGGGTTTGCGCATGTGCCGGAGCCGCAGGCGGATAGTGCGCTTGTTTCTGGGTTCTCGATGGAGCGCGAGGCGTACTCGCGCATGTTCGGTCCTACCACGGGGGATTTGGTGCGGCTTGGGTTAACGGATTTGTGGATTCAGGTTGAGAAGGATATGACGAATTATGGCGACGAGTGTGCTTTTGGTGGAGGGAAGACGCTGCGCGAGGGGATGGGACAGGCGTCTGATCGGTCTCACACCGAGTGTGTTGATACTGTTATCACGAATGCGTTGATTATCGATTGGACTGGTATCTACAAGGCTGATATTGGTATCAAGGATGGGCTTATTGCTGGTATTGGCAAGGCTGGAAACCCGGATGTCATGGACGGCGTGCATCCTGCTCTGGTGGTGGGCTCATCTACGGATGTCATTGCTGGAGAGAACAAGATTGTTACCGCTGGTGGTATCGACACGCACATTCACTTGATCTGCCCGCAACAGGTGGAAGAAGCTTTGGCCTCGGGAATCACCACTTTCCTCGGCGGCGGCACTGGCCCCACCACTGGATCAAACGCGACGACATGTACACCGTCGCCGAACTTTTTGCGCCAGATGATGCAAGCATGCGACAGTCTACCGATCAACATAGGCATCACGGGCAAGGGCAACGACTGCGGAAAGAAGAGTCTCAGAGAGCAGATCCTAGCAGGTGCAGCAGGTCTTAAGCTTCACGAAGACTGGGGCTCCACTCCAGCAGCTATCGACAACTGTCTCGAAGTCTGCGACGAATACGACGTGCAGTGCATGATCCACACAGACACACTGAATGAATCCGGCTTCGTCGAGCAGAGCATCGGGGCCTTCAAAGGCCGCACAATCCACACCTATCACACCGAAGGCGCAGGCGGTGGCCACGCCCCCGACATCATCTCCGTCGTTGAACACCCCAACGTCCTTCCCAGTAGCACAAACCCAACCCGGCCCTTCACCCTTAACACCCTCGACGAACACCTCGACATGCTAATGGTCTGCCATCACCTGTCAAAGAATATTCCCGAGGATGTAGCCTTCGCGGAAAGCCGCATCCGCGCCGAAACCATCGCCGCCGAAGACGTCCTCCATGACCTCGGTGCCATCAGCATGATGTCCTCGGACTCGCAAGCAATGGGTCGCTGCGGTGAAGTAATCCTTCGCACCTGGCACACAGCGCACAAGAACAAGACACAGCGCGGACCTCTCGGCATCGACGCCGACAGTGGCGCGGACAATTTCCGCGTCAAGCGATACATCAGCAAGTACACGATCAACCCCGCTCTCGCGCAGGGAATGTCGCATGTCATCGGGTCTGTGGAGGTCGGCAAGGTCGCCGACCTGGTATTGTGGAATGCAGCGGCATTCGGCACGAAACCCGTATCCGTTCTGAAGAGTGGGATGATTGTTACCGCGGAGGTTGGAGATCCGAATGCATCAATCCCGACTGTTGAGCCGATTATTACGCGGCCGATGTTTGCTGCGCGGGTTCCGGCTATGTCTATAATGTTTGTGTCACAGGCTTCTATTGATGCGGGGATTGTGCAGACGTACGGATTGAAGAAGCGCATCGAGGCTGTGAGGAAATGTCGCTCGGTTGGGAAGAAGGATATGAAATTTAACGATGCTATGCCGAAGATGAAGGTTGATCCGGAGAGTTATACCGTTGAGGCGGATGGGATGCTTTGTGATGCGGAGCCGGCCTCGGAACTGCCTTTGACGCAGGCGTATTATGTCTTCTGA